One genomic segment of Mastomys coucha isolate ucsf_1 unplaced genomic scaffold, UCSF_Mcou_1 pScaffold22, whole genome shotgun sequence includes these proteins:
- the Pbx4 gene encoding pre-B-cell leukemia transcription factor 4 isoform X4: MKPALFSVLCEIKGKTALSIQCQEEDPPDAQMLRLDNMLLAEGVSRPEKRGRGAAAGSTATPGGCPNDNSIEHSDYRAKLSQIRQIYHSELEKYEQACLEFTTHVTNLLREQSRVRPVSSREMEHMVGIIHSKFSAIQRQLKQSTCEAVMTLRSQFLDARRKRRNFSKQATEVLNEYFYSHLSNPYPSEETKEELARKGGITVSQVSNWFGNKRIRYKKNTGKFQEEATMYTGRTPTVTKARGPGGQTSCRSTPSPGSCSPFPLSNGSDMVLTVRTLAFLQPPSGGVCLQPLAHGSWQRTTPQPASSPAGDSGSFNSDASN, translated from the exons ATGAAGCCTGCTCTCTTCAGTGTGCTCTGCGAGATCAAGGGGAAGACTG CCTTGAGCATCCAGTGTCAGGAAGAGGACCCTCCCGACGCCCAGATGCTGAGGTTGGATAACATGCTGCTGGCTGAGGGTGTGTCCAGGCCAGAGAAGAGAGGACGAGGAGCAGCGGCAGGCAGCACAGCAACACCAGGTGGCTGTCCAAATGACAATAGCATTGAACACTCAGACTACAGGGCCAAGCTGTCCCAGATCCGACAGATTTACCACTCTGAGCTAGAGAAGTATGAACAG GCCTGTCTTGAGTTCACCACGCATGTCACCAACCTTCTCCGGGAACAGAGTAGGGTGAGGCCTGTGTCTTCCAGGGAGATGGAGCACATGGTGGGCATCATCCACAGCAAGTTCAGTGCCATCCAGAGGCAGCTGAAGCAGAGTACCTGTGAGGCTGTGATGACCCTACGCTCCCAGTTCCTGGATGCCAG GCGCAAGCGGCGGAATTTCAGCAAGCAGGCCACCGAAGTGCTGAATGAATATTTCTATTCCCATTTGAGCAACCCTTACCCCAGTGAAGAGACCAAAGAAGAGCTGGCCAGGAAGGGTGGCATCACGGTGTCCCAG GTCTCTAACTGGTTTGGCAACAAAAGAATCCGGTACAAAAAGAATACGGGGAAGTTTCAGGAAGAAGCCACCATGTACACAGGGAGAACACCCACAGTTACCAAGGCCCGGGGTCCCGGGGGTCAGACCAGCTGCCGGTCTACACCCAGCCCAG GTTCCTGTAGCCCCTTCCCACTGAGCAATGGAAGCGACATGGTTCTCACTGTGCGGACTCTGGCCTTCCTCCAGCCCCCCTCTGGGGGAGTCTGCCTCCAGCCCCTG